Proteins encoded by one window of Melanotaenia boesemani isolate fMelBoe1 chromosome 10, fMelBoe1.pri, whole genome shotgun sequence:
- the kitlga gene encoding kit ligand a: MKKSKSWIHVCVHFLLFITLGVHSDTLDFNPVTDDISKLSILRQNIPKDYKIPVEYIPKQEGGMCWVKLNVYYLEQSLDGLANKFGNISSNRNDIRIVIDMLKELRHRMGNPDPIMLEFQCHYRKERWQTEQYFDFVEDFFTAAQNKEYSDDCDPPPCPTTPYTLTTEEYSEGSPTPSTKDQECSTNCQAPYKQPILLPKVVEQSLLSLLFIPLLALIFLLVWKVRSRRREEDPQRNPGERVLFTGTQGTAPPIEAETSEKNTLNVIETV, from the exons AGTTGGATACACGTCTGTGTCCATTTCCTGCTGTTCATCACGCTCGGGGTACATTCAGATACACTTGACTTCAACCCAGTGACAGATGACATCTCTAAACTCTCTATTTTG AGACAAAATATTCCAAAAGATTACAAAATTCCTGTAGAGTACATTCCAAAACAAGAG GGTGGGATGTGTTGGGTTAAGTTAAATGTGTACTACTTGGAGCAGAGTTTAGATGGTTTAGCCAATAAGTTCGGAAACATTTCGTCCAATAGAAACGACATTCGTATAGTCATTGACATGCTTAAAGAGCTGCGGCACAGAATGGGTAACCCG gacCCCATCATGCTCGAGTTCCAGTGCCACTATAGGAAAGAGAGGTGGCAAACAGAGCAATACTTTGACTTCGTTGAAGATTTCTTTACAGCTGCACAGAATAAAGAATATTCAGATGACTGTGATCCTCCTCCCTGTCCCACCACACCATACACACTAACAACAGAAGAATATTCAGAAG GGTCCCCCACTCCCAGCACTAAAGACCAAGAGTGTTCAACGAACTGCCAAGCACCAT ATAAACAACCAATACTCCTTCCTAAGGTGGTGGAGCAAAGCCTTCTCTCCTTACTGTTTATTCCACTCCTTGCCCTCATTTTCCTGCTGGTGTGGAAG GTCAGATCACGAAGGCGTGAGGAGGATCCTCAGCGGAATCCTGGAGAAAGAGTACTCTTCACAGGAACACAAGGGACAGCACCTCCAATAGaagctgaaacatcagaaaa